AAACTCGCAGTGACTTGCTTACAGCCAGGCAAATATCAACCTCGTGGCGGAATGGAAGAAACCCCTCTCAATGAACTTGCCCAGTCCATTAAAAAGCAAGGCGTATTGCAACCCTTACTGGTTCGTGAGTTAGACAATGGACGATATGAAATCATCGCAGGAGAAAGACGCTGGCGTGCCAGCCAACTGGCAGGCCTTACCGAGGTTCCTGTTATCCTCAAACAGGTAGATGATGAAACAGCCATGGCGATGGCACTGGTTGAAAATTTACAGCGTGAAGATTTAAATGCCATGGATCAAGCAAGAGCCATGTACAGACTCACCAATGAATTTGCTCTTACCCATCAGCAGGTAGCCGATCTTTTATGCAAATCAAGAACCGCCGTAAGCAATTTTCTGCGTTTGCTTTCTCTTTCAACACCAGTAAAAAAGCTCTTGGAAAATGGCGACATAGACATGGGGCACGCTCGAGCGTTACTCGCTTTGGATGAAGAGCAGCAAAGTCAGGTCGCTCAATTAATCATTGCCAAAAATTTATCTGTCAGAGAAACAGAACAATTGGTTGAACGAGTAAAAACCGGGAAACCGGAATCAAAAGCTCATCAAAAAGACAATCCTCATTTTAAAGAGCAGCTAAACTCTTTAGCACGACATTTACAGACTAAAATCAAACTAAAACAAGGAAAAACCGGCAAAGGAACATTGATTATTCATTATGAAAATGATCATAATTTGCAAAAAATTATTGAGCAATTGTTAAATTAAATTTTCCAATTCAGGGCTCAATATCAATCTACATGCTCTTTGATTCAACTGCCAAACAGGACAGTAAACTACTCACTGCATAAAGTGCTGCTTGTTCTTGCGGATTAAAATCCATAGCCACTGCAAAACCAATCTCTGCATCCATTTCAAAATTTTTCCCTTCAGCAAATTTTTGTTTAATGCTTTCTGTTAAAGAGTGAAGAGCCATTTCATCGATATAAATATAGTTTTGCTTTTTAGTGGTTAACATTTTAGTCACCGTCAAATATAGGGCATACTGTAATAAATAAATAGCATCTTCCGATAATTGATTAAAAATATTGTCATGGAGCCTGACTGAACCAGCATAAAGATAAGTAAATTGATAATCAAAAGGAGAAAATTCATCATCGAGTATATCTGTTTGATTCGCCTTTTGACATTCACATCGATAAAATATCAAATACTGCTTACCGTTCTTTCTATCAAAAATTGTAAATGATCCTTGAAAAACAATGGGGGCGCTCCACACAGCTACTAGTACCAGGGTTTCTATATTTATAAGAATGTTCAAATTATTATTTATTTTCATATTTTAAAACAAATTGCTTCTCTTTATCCCCTACTTATATCGTCATGATATTAATAATTTCAAGTCTGGATAAATTAAAAAAGCAGCGTGGTGGTTAATTTAAGAATCAATGGTCTAAAATTTATAATATATGGAATATTTTATCACTCTGGTTTTAATAGTACGCAATCGAAATAGGTGACTTAATTACTAAGTAGACCGATTTCTAATTGAAACTGTGTCAAAATTAAACTAAGGGGAAACTGTGCTAATTCAACCAATAGAGCCTGTTATCGTAACTATTAAGATGGGACAAAATAGCTATGAATGCCAAATGGTTAGCTTGTCTGAATCCGAATTAGAATTAAAAAGTTATGATTATTTTGAAAAAGGTAGTGATGTTCATTTTTTTGCAAAATATTTCCGAGGTCAGGCCATTGTATGCACAATAGAATTTGCACATTATTGTTTTACTTACAAAATGGAGATCATTCGAATTCAATTTCAACCGGGCTTACTAATTAATACCCGGTTGTAATAGAGGATAAATTAGTTGACCTTACAACCAATAGACGAAGACAAATAGAAACAGCCATACCACATCCACAAAGTGCCAATACCAGGCAACCCCTTCAAAAGCAAAATGCCGCTCAGGTGTAAAATGATTTTTCTTGCAACGAACCAGGATAACGATAAGCATTATTGTCCCGATGGTTACGTGTAAACCATGGAATCCTGTCAGCATAAAAAAGGTAGTGCCATAAATACCCGCATCAAGCGTTAAATTCATTTCCGTGTAAGCTTCATGGTACTCATAGCTTTGTAACATCAGGAACAATACACCCAGAGCAATGGTCAATGACATGCCCGTTAGTAATTGCGTCCGTTTTCTTAATTTTAAAGCCCAATGTGCCCAGGTGATGGTTACACCAGAAGTTAATAAGATAATGGTATTGATTGCAGCCAAACCCCATGCACCCATGGCTTCATGAGCTCCGGCAAAGGTCTGGTTATTTGGATTACTCAGTAAGGGCCAAACTGCCTTAAATTCAGGCCATAAGGTATAGTGAGTAATAGGATGCATCTCACCACCCAAAATAGGAACTGACCAATATCTTGTAAAAAACAAGGCGCCGAAAAAGGCTCCGAAAAAGCACACTTCAGAAAATATGAACCAGCACATACCCCAGCGAAATGAGCGATCAACTTGCAAGTCGTATAGGCCTTTATTGTTTTCATAGATGACTTGTCCAAACCAGCCAAACATCATTGCAACCAGAATACATAAGCCCGCTATAAATACGTAAGGACCATACCAGTCATGATGAAGCCAACAAGCCGTACCAACCAGTGTAGTCGTCAAACCAATTGAGCCAACCAAAGGCCAGTGACTGGGTTTGGGAATATAATATGTACCGTGTGCTCCCATTATTCTTTAATCTCCTGTAACAATAAGCCATTCAGCCAAAGCTGATACTCAAAGACCGCTGATATTTGGCTAGCATGAATTGCATTGTCGCGATTTAAAGAAACTACGTTCAGAAAATCGAGGCAAAATAGCCACGAAGGTAGATATATCAGCGACGCCTAATTACTTGATCTACCTGTCACATCAAATAATGTATAAGACAGAGTAACCGTTTTAACATTTTTTGGTAAATCTGTATCTAAATGAAATAGTAAAGGCATATTCATTGCCTCATGACCATTTAGCGTTTGTTGAGTAAAACAAAAACATTCTGTTTTTTTTAAATATTTTGCAGCAATCCCTGGTGTCACGCTAGGAATTGCCTGGACTGTCATTGTATGATCTGTTTTATTTTCCGCATAGAAT
Above is a genomic segment from Legionella pneumophila subsp. pascullei containing:
- a CDS encoding ParB/RepB/Spo0J family partition protein — translated: MTVKRSSLGRNLSALLSQSSSSLLSNEQPQTEQQLKLAVTCLQPGKYQPRGGMEETPLNELAQSIKKQGVLQPLLVRELDNGRYEIIAGERRWRASQLAGLTEVPVILKQVDDETAMAMALVENLQREDLNAMDQARAMYRLTNEFALTHQQVADLLCKSRTAVSNFLRLLSLSTPVKKLLENGDIDMGHARALLALDEEQQSQVAQLIIAKNLSVRETEQLVERVKTGKPESKAHQKDNPHFKEQLNSLARHLQTKIKLKQGKTGKGTLIIHYENDHNLQKIIEQLLN
- a CDS encoding cytochrome c oxidase subunit 3 — encoded protein: MGAHGTYYIPKPSHWPLVGSIGLTTTLVGTACWLHHDWYGPYVFIAGLCILVAMMFGWFGQVIYENNKGLYDLQVDRSFRWGMCWFIFSEVCFFGAFFGALFFTRYWSVPILGGEMHPITHYTLWPEFKAVWPLLSNPNNQTFAGAHEAMGAWGLAAINTIILLTSGVTITWAHWALKLRKRTQLLTGMSLTIALGVLFLMLQSYEYHEAYTEMNLTLDAGIYGTTFFMLTGFHGLHVTIGTIMLIVILVRCKKNHFTPERHFAFEGVAWYWHFVDVVWLFLFVFVYWL